The nucleotide window CATTTTCCCCCACAACAGCAGTCTCTAATCAGACCGAAAATTTTAGCGGGTAATCATCCTGATTTATTATGGGTACAACCGACTTACCAGCATCAAGGAAAATTCCTCACAGCGCTTGAAGCAGAAGAAGCCGGTTTAAAGCGTAAGTCACCCCCTCAAATTCGTATTGAACAAATTCGAGACATTACTCGATTTCTCAGTCGTCCTCCTCTAGAAGCGCTGCGGACTGTGGTGGTGATAGAAGATGCACAAACCATGACTGAATCTGCCGCTAATGCACTCCTGAAAACTTTAGAAGAACCGGGACGATGTACTTTAATTTTAATTGCTCCTAGCACCGATTCTTTACTACCCACTTTAGTGTCTCGTTGTCAACGGATTCCTTTTTCTCGACTTAGCGATCCAGACATGGAAATAATTTTACAAAATAATGACTATGAAAATATTTTAAAGTATCCGGAACTTTTAGGGATTGCTCAAGGGAGTCCAGGGGAAGCCATCAGTGCTTATACTCAATTACAAAATCTTCCCGATGAGTTAAAGGGGTCTTTACGTCAATTCCCTAAAAATGTTATGCAGGGTTTAGAGTTAGCCAAAAAGTTAACTCAAGAGTTAGATACCCAAATGCAATTATGGTTAGTGGATTATTTACAATATTTTTATTGGGAACAATGGAAAAATAAAAAATTATTAGATGTTTTAGAAAAAACTCGTCAGTGTTTATTAGCTTATGTTCAACCCCGATTAGTCTGGGAATGGACTTTTTTAGAATTAAGTCAATTTATTCTCAATTGACATTAACTTTTATAAATTAAATAAAAATGTTCAGTTGGTTTTAGGTTTCGTTCCAATGGTGGGCAATGCCCACCCTACAATGTAATTATGTCAATCTACTTAGGTTAAGTTAATGCTGAAAAAAGGCAACAGGACAGATTTAGATTGTCTATTACCTATTCCCTCTTGCTTCTTGCCTAAAATTGATAGACTTCAATGATTAGTTTAACTCACAAGGGCAACTGATTCTAAAGACTTACAATTACAACAAGAAAGAGAATCCCAGTAAGTTTCTCGGCTAGGACAATATCCATTTTGAGGTTTTAATCTTCGTTGTTTAACTGACTCTAAATTCCAGGCTTGTTTAAGTCCGCCGACTTCAATGACATTACCAAGAACTGATTCACCTGCACTACATTCAAAAATATCTCCATACAAATTGATAAACACACCTACATTAATTTGATTACAAACAAATCCTCCAGAAACCGGTAAAGTAGGAGTATAATCTATGCCAAATGTTTTATCTAATTGAGCTAAGACATTTAAAATCTTGAGACTTTCTTCTCTCGTAATAATGGCACTTCCGTCATTATCTAAAGCATTACCCCCTGGAATTAGAGGAGAAATATAAGGAAAAATATTATTTTGACGAGACATTCTGACAATATTTAAAACATCATCAATATTGTGAGGAGTAACTACTGTATGAATCCCTAAGCGGGTAGGAGATGTATCAGTAAATCCGGCTTTAATTAAAGTGTCTAAGGTTTGATAACAAATCTCACCATATCCTTTTTGACGAACCATATTATCTTGTATAGTTTTGTCCATACTTTCAAATTTTAGGACAATAGAAGCTCCTAGATCATGTAATTTTTTAGCGACATTATCATTAATTAAACATCCTTTTTTAGAATACCCACTGGTAAATACAAGGGGAATCATATCCAGTTGAGCGATAACTTCGAGGTACGTCCAAAAATGAGGATCTAATAAAGGCTCTCCTGCTCCAGGAATTTCTACTGTTTGACATCCTAAAGTTTTAGCTTCTTTGATTAATTCTATTTTTTGCTCAAGAGATAATTCTTTTCTAATTTTTTTTCTAGCCTCAATTCTATCACAATAGCTACAATTCAAATGACAAATGGGAGAAAAATCAAGCCCTAACACTAACATTTGATTTTTTTCCATTGCTTGATGAGCAATCTTTGTGTCGAAATTAAATTCAAATCCTTTCAGTCCACTATTAACCATAAAAACTCCTATCCTGATTATATTTCCTAGTCTACATAGTTGAGTTTAAGACTATAAGCTCAGGCAAATTTTCTTGTCTTTTTAAAGTTTACTGATATTTTGATGCAAAAAACTTCAGCAAAAGTTCTGAATATATAGACTTTTTAAAGAAAAGAAAATGGTAAAAATACGGAAAATAGTTAAGCCCTAAATTTATATCAATTTACGTGGATATGGGGAATCCAGTTGAAACTCTGGGCTAAGATTAATCAAACAAAGAAATATTTTAAGCGCAACGTTGGCACACTAAGACCGTCCCTTTTTCTCCTTTAGTAATTCTTAATTCTTCATCTAAATAGATAATGTCTAGACTCCCTTTCGGGGAACGATTCATCGTAAAAGAAACTTCTCCCGTTTGGGGATTCATTTCCTCAGGAGGAACAAGACCAAACATAATCTTACCCATCACCGATGTCAGTCTTTCTTTCCAAGTTTTTTTAAGGGATTTTTGTTGCTTAAAAACCGGTTTCCAACTCTCTAAATTTTCTGATTCTTGGGGTTTTAAAACACTACCGGTAAATTTAACCTGTAATGTGCGATCGCTACTGGGTTCACAGATGCCAAAATTATGAACAATTCCTTTAAGTTGAGGGAAATTATCGTCTATAGTGGTAAATTCTACAATAATATCGTGACTTTTCTGTTGTCCATTATTAACGGGAAAAACAGGCTGACAAACTCGATCAATGACCAGTTTCAATTGTGCCGGTTGAAACATATTAAACGCTAAACGACCGAGAGTATAGCTATATTTTCCCTCGTCTGTTAATTCTCCTCCTGGAAAATTCGGGGCACTAATTAATAACCATTCCCCATCTAATAGAGTATCATGACGAGTTGGATCTGTAATAGAATTAAGAGCCGAGAGTTTTTCAATCGCCTTGATGACGACTTGGTGTTTGGTATTGCCCTTGTATTCAGTGAGGGCTTGGAGTAAGTCTTGTTTAGCGGTTGCCTGTTCTCCAGTTTGAATAACCATACTCTCATCTGGTGTTGCTACTGCTGCTAGTATAACATTAAATGAAGAGGGGTCATGATCATTAATTCAACCAAATAATTTTTCCATAAGCTAAAAATAGGGTGATTAGGGTTAAAGGTAAACCAAAACGTAAATGATCTTTAAATCCTAATTGATAGCCTAATGAGGCTGCTGCTTCCGCTACAATCAGATTAGCAACTGAACCAAATAGAGTTAGATTTCCGGCTAAAGTAGAACCGGCGGCTAATAATAACCAAGCAGAAATATCTGTTTTTTCGATTAAAGGTTGTAAGACTAATACGGCTGGAACATTGGAAATTAAATTAGATAAGATGACCGTTACACTTAAAAATGTAATAGGAGTATTAGCTAAAGGAGTGAGAAGGGTTAATAGATTTAATTTTTGAGTCCCATAGCTAAGTATAAACAACCCAGAAAACATAATTAATAAATTCCAGTCTATTTGTTGAAAAACTTTTTGGGGTTTTATGCGTCGAGTAATTAATAATAATGCGGAGGCGGTTAAAGCAGATTTTCCTAGGGGAAGTCCTAGGGCAAAAGCCGTTAATAAGACGAGGGTAATAATCAGTGTTTTTTTTAGTAAGGGTTGATAAATTCGAGACCGAAACTGGGGAATATAGGGAGAAGGTTTAAAGGAACAAACTTCTGGATAAAATAGACAGAGTAATCCAATTTGTATGCCTAAACTGACTACAGCAATAGGAGTTAAATTAATGGCAAACTCTAAATAATTAATAGGAGCAAAAGAACCGATTAAAATATTTTGAGGATTTCCGCTTAGGGTAGCAACTGAACCCGAATTAGTTGCAGCAGCTAAAGCCAGTAAGTAGGGAATAGGATTAAGGTTTAAACTTTGAGTTAATTGTAAAACTAAGGGAGTAAAAATTAAAGCAATAGTATCATTAAGAAATAAAGCGGAAAGAAACCCACAACCAAAGGTTAAAATACAAAGCAATCCAAAAGGACTACGAGTTAAACGGATGAGAGAAGTTAAAGCTAATTGAAAGAATCCAGAATAAGCCAAATTAGCATTTAAAATCATCATACTAAGCAAAAACACAATGGTATTTGCATCAATGGCTGTCCAAGCTTCCTCTAATGTAATAGTGCCTAAAGTAATTAAAAATGAAGCCCCTACTAGAGCAATGGTTGCTCGATTCATTCGTAACCCCGGAAAATTCCCTATTCCTAAACCTATATAAGTTAGAATAACAACTACATAAATAGGAATTTGCTCAAGTGACATGGTTATTTATTGTCGGGTAATATATTTAAACTAAGAGAATTAATTAA belongs to Gloeothece citriformis PCC 7424 and includes:
- a CDS encoding DNA polymerase III subunit delta', with protein sequence MNDFTQLIGQGQAIELLQCAIASNRIAPAYLFVGAAGVGRGLAAKCFSCSLLSHHFPPQQQSLIRPKILAGNHPDLLWVQPTYQHQGKFLTALEAEEAGLKRKSPPQIRIEQIRDITRFLSRPPLEALRTVVVIEDAQTMTESAANALLKTLEEPGRCTLILIAPSTDSLLPTLVSRCQRIPFSRLSDPDMEIILQNNDYENILKYPELLGIAQGSPGEAISAYTQLQNLPDELKGSLRQFPKNVMQGLELAKKLTQELDTQMQLWLVDYLQYFYWEQWKNKKLLDVLEKTRQCLLAYVQPRLVWEWTFLELSQFILN
- a CDS encoding radical SAM protein, which codes for MVNSGLKGFEFNFDTKIAHQAMEKNQMLVLGLDFSPICHLNCSYCDRIEARKKIRKELSLEQKIELIKEAKTLGCQTVEIPGAGEPLLDPHFWTYLEVIAQLDMIPLVFTSGYSKKGCLINDNVAKKLHDLGASIVLKFESMDKTIQDNMVRQKGYGEICYQTLDTLIKAGFTDTSPTRLGIHTVVTPHNIDDVLNIVRMSRQNNIFPYISPLIPGGNALDNDGSAIITREESLKILNVLAQLDKTFGIDYTPTLPVSGGFVCNQINVGVFINLYGDIFECSAGESVLGNVIEVGGLKQAWNLESVKQRRLKPQNGYCPSRETYWDSLSCCNCKSLESVALVS
- a CDS encoding PAP/fibrillin family protein, producing MVIQTGEQATAKQDLLQALTEYKGNTKHQVVIKAIEKLSALNSITDPTRHDTLLDGEWLLISAPNFPGGELTDEGKYSYTLGRLAFNMFQPAQLKLVIDRVCQPVFPVNNGQQKSHDIIVEFTTIDDNFPQLKGIVHNFGICEPSSDRTLQVKFTGSVLKPQESENLESWKPVFKQQKSLKKTWKERLTSVMGKIMFGLVPPEEMNPQTGEVSFTMNRSPKGSLDIIYLDEELRITKGEKGTVLVCQRCA
- a CDS encoding anion transporter, translated to MSLEQIPIYVVVILTYIGLGIGNFPGLRMNRATIALVGASFLITLGTITLEEAWTAIDANTIVFLLSMMILNANLAYSGFFQLALTSLIRLTRSPFGLLCILTFGCGFLSALFLNDTIALIFTPLVLQLTQSLNLNPIPYLLALAAATNSGSVATLSGNPQNILIGSFAPINYLEFAINLTPIAVVSLGIQIGLLCLFYPEVCSFKPSPYIPQFRSRIYQPLLKKTLIITLVLLTAFALGLPLGKSALTASALLLITRRIKPQKVFQQIDWNLLIMFSGLFILSYGTQKLNLLTLLTPLANTPITFLSVTVILSNLISNVPAVLVLQPLIEKTDISAWLLLAAGSTLAGNLTLFGSVANLIVAEAAASLGYQLGFKDHLRFGLPLTLITLFLAYGKIIWLN